ACAGATGTCCATGAGGATAAGATGGGGACCCTTTTCTTTTACAGCCTCTATCGCCTTTTCACCCGATTCTACCGGTTCAAAAACATGATAACCACTTTTTTCGAGGTTACTCTTATAGAGCATGGCAATCATTATTTCATCTTCAACAATCAGCACTTTATTCCCTTTGCCCATATCAAACCCTTATTTTATAATCTTTTTCCTTAAATGTAATTTCATAAGCCGTCCCCGCTGAACGGACGATTTCAATATTACCCTGCAACTGTTTTTCTACTATGGAAGATGCAATTTTAAGGCCATAAGAATCCACGTGCTTAAGGTCAAATCCCTGAGGCATGCCAATACCGTTATCAGCAATGGTAATTTTGATCATATCATCTTTCTCCCTGCTAACGGCAACACTGACGGATCCTGCCCTCCCCCCGGGAAAAGCGTACATTAATGCATTTGCCAGCAGTTCATTTATAACAAGTCCGCAGGGAATTGCCGAGTCAATATTCAAAGGGATCTCTGAAAGATCAAAATGAAAAGAAATATTATTATTAAGGGATGAATATCTCTCTTGCATATTAATGGAAAGCTCCCTGATAAACTGACCCAGCTCAATGAGAAAAAGGCTTTTCGACTTGTAAAGCATGTCATGAACAAGCGCCATGGACATGATCCTGCTTTCCGTCTTCTTAAGTATATTTGAAAGTATGTCATCGTCAATAAACTGCGATTGCAACTCCAGCATACCGCAGATCACCTGCATATTATTCTTCGTTCTATGAAAAACTTCTCTTAAAAGCGCATTTTTTTCACCCAAAGCATTGGTGACTTCTTCCTCTGCCTTTTTCCTCTCCTCTATTTCGGACTTGAGGGCCTCGTTTGTTTCAGTGAGAGCCTTCGTCCGGTCAGCAACTATCTGCTCCAGGTCTGCATTGGTTTTTTTCAACTGCTTTTGAAGAAAATGAATGGTAAGATGGGCATTTACCCGCGCCACAACCTCTTCCTGGTGAATCGGTTTTGGAATATAATCGACGGCTCCCACTTCAAAGCCCAGAAGCCTGTCTTTCAAATCCTCCAGGATGGTGACGAAGATGACAGGCACATGCCGGCTCCGCTCATCGGCTTTCAATACCCGGCAAACCTCGAAACCATTGCAGTCAGGCATGCGAATATCGAGGAGTATCAGGTCAGGCAGCTTCTGCTTTACAGCCTGAAGGGCAAGTTCCCCGTTGACGGCCCCCCTCACATGATACCCCTCTTCTCTCAACATATCGATAAGCGTATGAAGGTCGGAAGGTGTATCATCAACAACGATGATGTCAGCCTCTTCTTTCAGGCTATCGTTTTTTTCCACCTTCATCTCCTCTTATTTTTACTACTCTTTTCTCTTTCTGACTTTTCATACTCACCCTTACTGTAATATTGTAACAAATACATATCTCATAGAAAAGAAAAGGCTCAAAATTCTACCTGTCTCGATGAAAGGCAAAGAAACATTTTTATCCGGCAGCGCAGCGCTGCATAATCAGGGGCTAACTATTCCTGTCATTCATCATTTTATTAAGTCTCTCCAGCGCTTTTGTTCGCTCTTCCAGGGCTTCCTCCAGGGCTTTTATATCTTCCCGCATCCGGTGAAGGGTAACATGGGTCTTTACCTTTGCCGGGACTTCTTGAGCCTCTACCGGTTTGCTAATGTAATCAACACCTCCCGCTTTAAAAGCGTTAGCCTTGTCTTTCATATCTTCCAGGGCACTCACAAAAATCACCGGAATTTTTTTTTATCTCCTTTCAGGCGACGGTAAACTTCAAATCCATCCATTACGGGCATACGTATATCGAGAAGGATCAAATCGGGCAGGCATTGCGACGCCGCCTGAAGCGCAAGTTCCCCATTAACGGCCCCTCTCACATGACAACCTTCATTGCGCAATATGTTCATCACTGTCTGCAGGTTTTCAGGAACGTCGTCTACAACAAGAATTTCAGCCTCTTCTATCAAATGGGGTCGTTTTTTTGCAGCCAACTTTCAACCTCCTGTAATTCACTCCTATATTATGCAATAGAATCTGAAAAAGTATTCCCCACTTCCTAATGATTTCTCTCTTTTTTCAGCTTAATAGCCTCATTTTAACTTATTTACAAGCCCACTGCTTGCCGCAGGGTGGCAATTAGATTTCCCCCTTTAGCAAAGGGGGAACAAGGGGGATTTTCTAATTGGCAGACACTCAAATCCCCCCCTCGCCCCCTCTTTGAGCGCCCAGACCCTTTTTCCAATGAGTTCTTCCATTTTTCCGGTTTTCGTGAAGAGTGACTTTCGAGTAAAGATATAAAATCAGGCGCCTGTCGTGCTGAGTTCGTCGAATCGCTTATCCCATTTGAGCAGCAGCCTGAAAAGTTTAAACCTGGAAACCATGCCCGGCTGCATTGTCCGGTTAGGAAATTGTACTGCTGTTCCTCCCCTTTCAAGGGGGAGGTCAGGAGGGGGATGGGTTATTCTTTTTCATACCATTTCCATGTTAAGCCACCTCCACCCCAACCCTCTGCCCTCAAGGGTCTCCATGCCCCTTGAATCTGATTAATCATTATTTTCTCTCTCTCCCAGCAGCTCCAATATCCTCTCAAAATGAAACTCTTTCGCCAGCAACTGAAGCCCATCGGCGATCTCGGGGCGCTTACTTCGGATTTCTTTGATCACGTCATCGGTGGCTGAAATGTCAAGGTTATGTGCAGCCTCCCTCAAGGCCTGCCTTAGTTCATCAGGCAGCTCGGTCAACAGTTCCGAAGTCAGCGTAACTTCCGGCTCGCCCGGCTCTCTTTCCACCTCCTCTTCATAAATATATCGCACACCCAACTGCTTCTCCATTGCGTCAAAAATTTCGTGGCTCTTGAATGGCTTATAAACCATATCATCACAGCCCGTTTCAAGAATGTTCTCACGCTGCTCCTTGAAGGCGCTGGCAGTAATAGCAACAATCTTCACCTTATCGCCTTTCGGCATAGAGCGAATTTTTTCTATGGCTTCATAACCATCCATAACAGGCAAACGCATGTCCATCCAGATGAAATGTGGCTGCCACTGCTCAAAAAGGCTAATAGCCTCTTCTCCATTCCCGGCTTCCCTGATTTCAAAACCTGCCTGCTCCAGCAGACCGCTCAGTAACAATCGGTTTTCAATATTATCTTCAACAACCAGGATGCGCCACTCAGCTTGTCCCGGCGCCAGTCCTGATACGGCCGGTTTGACCACCTCTATGGCTCCTGTCTTTGCTGTATCCGCCAGTGCTACAGGCAGTTGGACACGAAATAGCGCCCCTTTACCGACCTTACTTTCTACGCTGATCTCGCCACCCATGAGTTCAATGAATGATCTGGTGATGGCCAGCCCCAGGCCGGAGCCACTGGTAGCCATCGGAGATTGACCGGCCTGGATGAAAGGCTCGAAGATATTTTGCAGTTGCTCTGATGGGATACCCGGCCCACTGTCTTGCACCTCCATTTGAAGAGTAACCCTGTCATTATCACCCCATATTGATTGCGTTCGGGCACAGAGGGAGAAGCCACCCTCCCTGGTAAACTTAACGGCGTTTCCCAGCAGGTTGATAAGGATTTGACGCAGTTTTCCTATGTCGGCCTTGATGTATCGGACCAATGCCGGATCGAGCTCCAATTGGAAGCGCAGTCCGGCAGACTTAGCCCGCACCCCGAATATGCGGCTGATTTCCTCCATCATTTGCGGCAGATCAAATGCCGACCTTTCAAGTTCCATACGTCCCGCCTCAATCTTTGAGAGGTCCAGAACGTCGTTGATCATGGACAGCAGATGCTCACCGCTTCGATTGATGACGGCAAGCTTCTCCTGTTGATCAGCGCTGGTGTCCCTATCTCTTCCCAACATCTCTGAGAAACCGAGAATAGCGTTGAGCGGAGTGCGCAGTTCGTGTGACATATTGGCCAGAAAGACGCTCTTGGCACGATTGGCGCTCTCGGCGTCGGTCTTGGCCAGTTCCAGCTCCAGTTCCGCGCTCCGCCGCCCGGTAAGATCGTTGAACACTAGCAGACTGCGATCAGACTGGAGTGCCATGTGGAGCTCGACAAAACGCACCTGGCCGTCCCGGCAAGAGACCTCAGCCGTAAGCGGTTCGATACGGTCCAGACCTTGGGCGTGCGCCTTCTCTATTGCTTCGGCCCAACGACGCTGCACCTCCTTCCTGTAATCCGGGTCAGGACAGACCCTTGGCCACAAGATAGCCATACTTGGAACCTCATAGACAGTATAACCAAAGAGTTCCGTAAACCTGCGGTTTATCGACATGACAGCGCTTTCCGGCAGCGGGCTGATGACCAGCATGGGCAAAGGCGATGTCTCCACCAGGCCCCGAAAGCGGGCCTCGCTTTCCAGCAGTGACCGGCGTTCAGTCATAATCTGTCTTCGCATCTCGTTTAGCACATCACCCAGGCGGGCTAACTCGCCCCTGCCCTGCAACCGGGAGCGGGCCTCCCAATCGCCCTTGCCGAGTCTTGAGGTAACCTCCTCCAGGTGC
The DNA window shown above is from Deltaproteobacteria bacterium and carries:
- a CDS encoding response regulator, which gives rise to MEKNDSLKEEADIIVVDDTPSDLHTLIDMLREEGYHVRGAVNGELALQAVKQKLPDLILLDIRMPDCNGFEVCRVLKADERSRHVPVIFVTILEDLKDRLLGFEVGAVDYIPKPIHQEEVVARVNAHLTIHFLQKQLKKTNADLEQIVADRTKALTETNEALKSEIEERKKAEEEVTNALGEKNALLREVFHRTKNNMQVICGMLELQSQFIDDDILSNILKKTESRIMSMALVHDMLYKSKSLFLIELGQFIRELSINMQERYSSLNNNISFHFDLSEIPLNIDSAIPCGLVINELLANALMYAFPGGRAGSVSVAVSREKDDMIKITIADNGIGMPQGFDLKHVDSYGLKIASSIVEKQLQGNIEIVRSAGTAYEITFKEKDYKIRV
- a CDS encoding ATP-binding protein, with translation MRRQIMTERRSLLESEARFRGLVETSPLPMLVISPLPESAVMSINRRFTELFGYTVYEVPSMAILWPRVCPDPDYRKEVQRRWAEAIEKAHAQGLDRIEPLTAEVSCRDGQVRFVELHMALQSDRSLLVFNDLTGRRSAELELELAKTDAESANRAKSVFLANMSHELRTPLNAILGFSEMLGRDRDTSADQQEKLAVINRSGEHLLSMINDVLDLSKIEAGRMELERSAFDLPQMMEEISRIFGVRAKSAGLRFQLELDPALVRYIKADIGKLRQILINLLGNAVKFTREGGFSLCARTQSIWGDNDRVTLQMEVQDSGPGIPSEQLQNIFEPFIQAGQSPMATSGSGLGLAITRSFIELMGGEISVESKVGKGALFRVQLPVALADTAKTGAIEVVKPAVSGLAPGQAEWRILVVEDNIENRLLLSGLLEQAGFEIREAGNGEEAISLFEQWQPHFIWMDMRLPVMDGYEAIEKIRSMPKGDKVKIVAITASAFKEQRENILETGCDDMVYKPFKSHEIFDAMEKQLGVRYIYEEEVEREPGEPEVTLTSELLTELPDELRQALREAAHNLDISATDDVIKEIRSKRPEIADGLQLLAKEFHFERILELLGERENND
- a CDS encoding response regulator — protein: MAAKKRPHLIEEAEILVVDDVPENLQTVMNILRNEGCHVRGAVNGELALQAASQCLPDLILLDIRMPVMDGFEVYRRLKGDKKKFR